In the Ficedula albicollis isolate OC2 chromosome 22, FicAlb1.5, whole genome shotgun sequence genome, one interval contains:
- the NEFM gene encoding neurofilament medium polypeptide — PPPSAFRSQSWSRGSGSTVSSSYKRPNLGGPRATYGSTVLSSAESLDVSQSSLLNGAAELKLSRSNEKEQLQGLNDRFAGYIEKVHYLEQQNKEIEAELAALRQKHAGRAQLSDAYEQELRELRGALEQVSHEKAQIQLDSEHIEEDIQRLRERFEDEARLRDETEATIRALRKEMEEASLMRAELDKKVQSLQDEVAFLRGNHEEEVAELLAQLQASHATVERKDYLKTDLTTALKEIRAQLECQSDHNMHQAEEWFKCRYAKLTEAAEQNKEAIRSAKEEIAEYRRQLQSKSIELESVRGTKESLERQLSDIEERHNNDLSTYQDTIHQLENELRGTKWEMARHLREYQDLLNVKMALDIEIAAYRKLLEGEETRFSAFSGSITGPIFTHRQPSVTIASTKIQKTKIEPPKLKVQHKFVEEIIEETKVEDEKSEMEDALAAIAEEMAAKAQQEEQEEEKAEEAAEEEVSEKAPAEEEAAPEEEEKEEEEAEEEEEAAKSDAAEEGGSEKEEIEEKEEGEEAEEEEEKPEAKGKAEEAPAKAEKVKTPPVKSPPKSPVTEPAKAAPKEKTTEAAKGQKVEKAEKEEKASPEKPATPKVTSPEKAVTPEKAVTPEKAVTPEKSVTLEKLAPPEKARSPEKPASPEKPRTPEKPVTPEKARTPEKPQTPEKPQSPEKPPSPGKDAKAVVEETITVTKVTKVSAEAEKESRKEDIAVNGEVEEKKEEEPKEKEEEDKGVVTNGLDVSPVDDKAEKIVVTKKAEKITGEGGDGGTTFITKSVTVTQKVEEHQESFEEKLVSTKKVEKVTSHAVVKEIKESE; from the exons cccccgcccagcGCCTTCCGCTCGCAGTCCTGGTCGCGGGGCTCGGGCAGCACCGTCTCCTCCTCCTACAAGCGCCCCAACCTGGGTGGCCCGCGGGCCACCTACGGCTCCACGGTGCTGAGCTCGGCCGAGAGCCTGGACGTGAGCCAGTCCTCGCTGCTGAACGGCGCGGCCGAGCTCAAGCTGAGCCGCTCCAAcgagaaggagcagctgcaggggctcaACGACCGCTTCGCCGGCTACATCGAGAAGGTGCAttacctggagcagcagaacaaggAGATCGAGGCGGAGCTGGCGGCGCTGCGGCAGAAACACGCCGGGCGGGCGCAGCTGAGCGACGCCTACGAGCAGGAGCTGCGGGAGCTGCGCGGGGCGCTGGAGCAGGTGAGCCACGAGAAGGCGCAGATCCAGCTGGACTCGGAGCACATCGAGGAGGACATCCAGCGCCTGCGGGAGCGCTTCGAGGATGAGGCGCGGCTGCGCGACGAGACGGAGGCGACGATCCGCGCCCTGCGCAAGGAGATGGAGGAGGCGTCGCTGATGCGCGCGGAGCTGGACAAGAAGGTGCAGTCGCTGCAGGACGAGGTGGCTTTCCTGAGGGGCAACCACGAGGAGGAGGTGGCCGAGCTGCTGGCGCAGCTGCAGGCGTCGCACGCCACCGTGGAGAGGAAGGACTACCTGAAGACGGACCTGACCACGGCTCTGAAGGAGATCCGCGCCCAGCTCGAGTGCCAGTCCGACCACAACATGCACCAGGCCGAGGAGTGGTTCAAGTGCCGCTACGCCAAGCTCACCGAGGCGGCCGAGCAGAACAAGGAGGCGATCCGCTCCGCCAAGGAGGAGATCGCCGAGTACCGCCGGCAGCTCCAGTCCAAGAGCATCGAGCTCGAGTCGGTGCGCGGCACCAAGGAGTCGCTGGAGAGGCAGCTCAGCGACATCGAGGAGCGCCACAATAACGACCTCAGCACCTATCAG GACACGATTCACCAGCTGGAAAACGAGCTCAGAGGAACCAAGTGGGAGATGGCTCGTCACTTGCGGGAGTACCAGGACCTCCTCAATGTCAAGATGGCCCTGGACATCGAAATTGCTGCATACAG GAAGCTGCTGGAGGGTGAAGAGACAAGATTCAGTGCCTTCTCTGGAAGCATTACTGGTCCCATATTCACACACAGACAACCATCTGTCACAATAGCATCCACCaaaatccagaaaacaaaaatcgAACCACCAAAGCTGAAGGTCCAGCACAAGTTTGTAGAAGAAATCATTGAAGAGACGAAGGTGGAGGATGAAAAGTCTGAAATGGAAGATGCCCTGGCAGCCATTGCAGAAGAAATGGCAGCCAAGGCACAGCAAGAggaacaggaggaggaaaaagcagaagaagctgcagaggaggaagtTTCTGAGAAGGCTCCTGCAGAAGAAGAAGCTGCAcctgaggaggaagaaaaggaggaagaggaagcagaggaggaagaagaagctGCAAAATCTGACGCTGCGGAAGAAGGTGGCtctgaaaaagaggaaatcgaggaaaaagaagaaggggaggaggctgaggaagaggaggaaaaacctGAGGCCAAGGGCAAAGCTGAAGAGGCACcagcaaaggcagagaaggTGAAAACACCTCCTGTAAAgtcccccccaaaatcccctgtAACAGAGCCCGCCAAGGCCGCCCCGAAAGAAAAAACCACGGAAGCAGCGAAGGGGCAGAAGGTGGAGAAAGcggagaaggaggagaaagcaTCTCCAGAGAAACCTGCCACACCAAAGGTGACCTCCCCGGAGAAGGCTGTGACCCCAGAGAAGGCTGTGACCCCAGAAAAAGCCGTGACACCGGAGAAATCCGTGACCCTGGAGAAGCTGGCGCCGCCAGAGAAGGCGCGTTCCCCCGAAAAGCCGGCGAGCCCGGAGAAACCGCGCACTCCCGAAAAACCCGTGACCCCCGAGAAAGCCCGGACCCCTgagaaaccccaaaccccagagaAACCCCAGTCCCCAGAGAAACCTCCCTCCCCCGGCAAGGATGCCAAGGCTGTGGTGGAGGAGACCATCACTGTCACCAAAGTAACCAAAGTGAGCGCCGAGGCCGAGAAGGAGTCCAGGAAAGAGGACATTGCGGTCAACGGCGAGgtggaggagaagaaggaggaggaacccaaagagaaggaggaggaggacaaggGAGTGGTCACTAACGGCCTGGATGTGAGCCCTGTGGATGACAAGGCTGAGAAAATCGTGGTGaccaaaaaagcagagaaaatcacGGGGGAGGGCGGGGACGGCGGCACCACGTTCATCACCAAGTCGGTGACGGTCACCCAGAAGGTGGAGGAGCACCAAGAGAGCTTCGAGGAGAAGCTGGTGTCCACCAAGAAGGTGGAGAAAGTCACTTCACATGCTGTAGTAAAGGAGATTAAAGAGAGTGAATAA
- the NEFL gene encoding neurofilament light polypeptide produces MSSYGYDPFFPSYKRRYADSPRIHVSGVLQGGGGSARSAYSSLSAPVSSVSVRRSYATSSASGSLLHSVDSLDLSQVAAISNDLKSIRSQERAQLQDLNDRFACFIERVHELEQQNKVLEAELLVLRQKHAEPSRFRALYEQEIRELRLAAEEATSEKQALQGERESLEETLRGLQARYEEEVLSREDAEARLLEVRKGADEAALARAELEKRVDSLLDELAFLKKVHEEELAELQAQIQYAHLSVEMDVSAKPDLSAALRDIRAQYEKLAARNMQNAEEWFRSRFTVLSESAAKNTDAVRAAKDEVSESRRLLKAKTLEIEATRGMNEALEKQLQELEEKQSADISALQDTINKLENELRTTKSEMARYLKEYQDLLNVKMALDIEIAAYRKLLEGEETRLSFTSVGSITSGYSQSAASFGRSAYSGLQASSYLLGSRPFPSYYSSHVQEEQIEIEETIEAAKAGEAKAAPAEEGEEEEKEEGEEEAGEEGEEEEEGAKEESEEAKEGEEEEGEGEETAAEEGEEPQEAAEEAAEEEKEEKEAAGKEESEGKKKA; encoded by the exons ATGAGCTCGTACGGCTACGACCCGTTCTTCCCGTCCTACAAGCGGCGCTACGCGGACAGCCCGCGCATCCATGTGTCGG GCGTactccagggggggggggggtctgcgCGCTCCGCGTACTCCAGCCTGTCCGCGCCCGTGTCCTCCGTGTCCGTGCGCCGCAGCTACGCCACCTCCAGCGCCTCGGGCTCGCTGCTGCACTCGGTGGACAGCCTGGACCTCAGCCAGGTGGCCGCCATCAGCAACGACCTCAAGTCCATCCGCAGCCAGGAGCGAGCGCAGCTGCAGGACCTCAACGACCGCTTCGCCTGCTTCATCGAGCGCGTCCAcgagctggagcagcagaacaaggTGCTGGAGGCCGAGCTGCTGGTGCTGCGGCAGAAGCACGCCGAGCCCTCCCGCTTCCGAGCGCTGTACGAGCAGGAGATCCGCGAGCTGCGCTTGGCCGCGGAGGAGGCGACGAGCGAGAAGCAGGCGCTGCAGGGCGAGCGGGAGAGCCTGGAGGAGACGCTGCGGGGGCTCCAGGCTCGCTACGAGGAGGAGGTGCTGAGCCGCGAGGATGCGGAGGCGCGGCTGCTGGAGGTGCGCAAGGGCGCGGACGAGGCGGCGCTGGCGCGGGCGGAGCTGGAGAAGCGGGTGGACAGCCTGCTGGACGAGCTGGCCTTCCTCAAGAAGGTGCACGAGGAGGAGCTGGCCGAGCTGCAGGCGCAGATCCAGTACGCTCACCTGTCGGTGGAGATGGACGTGTCGGCCAAGCCCGACCTGTCGGCAGCGCTGCGCGACATCCGCGCTCAGTACGAGAAGCTGGCGGCGCGCAACATGCAGAACGCCGAGGAGTGGTTCCGCAGCCGCTTCACCGTGCTCAGCGAGAGCGCCGCCAAGAACACGGACGCCGTGCGAGCCGCCAAGGATGAGGTGTCCGAGAGCCGCCGCCTGCTCAAAGCCAAGACGCTGGAGATCGAGGCCACCCGCGGCATGAACGAGGcgctggagaagcagctgcaggagctggaagagaagcagagcGCGGATATCTCCGCGCTGCAG GATACAATCAACAAATTGGAGAATGAGCTGAGAACCACAAAGAGTGAGATGGCTCGGTACCTGAAGGAGTATCAGGACCTGCTCAATGTGAAAATGGCCCTGGACATCGAAATTGCAGCTTACAG GAAACTTCTGGAAGGGGAAGAGACCCGGCTGAGCTTCACCAGCGTGGGCAGCATCACCAGTGGCTACAGCCAGAGCGCTGCCAGCTTCGGCAGGAGCGCCTACAGCGGCCTCCAGGCCAGCTCCTACCTGCTGGGCAGCCGCCCCTTCCCCTCCTACTACTCCAGCCACgtgcaggaggagcagattGAAATCGAGGAGACCATCGAGGCTGCCAAAGCAGGAGAAGccaaggcagctcctgcagaggagggtgaggaggaggagaaagaggaaggcGAGGAAGAAGCGGGAGAAGAGggtgaagaagaggaggaag GTGCTAAGGAGGAATCAGAGGAAGCCAAAgagggtgaggaagaggaaggagaaggggaagaaacagcagcagaagaaggGGAGGAACCCCAGGAAGCTGCTGAGGAAGctgctgaggaggagaaggaggagaaagaagcagcagggaaggaagagagcGAAGGCAAGAAGAAAGCTTGA